TCATGGCTAAGGCAAAGTTTGAACGTAACAAACCCCACGTTAACATTGGCACGATTGGCCACGTTGACCACGGCAAGACGACGCTGACGGCGGCGATCACGAAGTACTTCGGTGACTTCCAGGCCTATGACCAGATCGACGGCGCGCCCGAAGAGAAGGCCCGCGGCATCACGATCTCGACGGCGCACGTGGAATACGAGACAGAGTCGCGCCACTACGCGCACGTCGACTGCCCCGGCCACGCCGACTATGTGAAGAACATGATCACGGGTGCGGCGCAGATGGACGGCGCGATCCTGGTTGTGAACGCAGCCGACGGCCCGATGCCACAAACGCGCGAGCACATTCTGCTCGGCCGTCAGGTGGGCATTCCGTACATGGTTGTCTACATGAACAAGGTTGATCAGGTCGACGACGCCGAACTGCTCGAACTGGTCGAGATGGAGATCCGCGAACTGCTGTCGTCCTACGAGTATCCCGGCGACGACATCCCCGTGATCCCCGGTTCCGCGCTTGCAGCCATGGAAGGCCGCGACGAGGAAATCGGCGAGCAGTCGATCCGCAAGCTGATGGAAGCTGTCGACACGTACATCCCGACACCTGCGCGTGCGGTTGACCTGCCGTTCCTGATGCCGATCGAGGACGTGTTCTCGATCTCGGGTCGTGGTACGGTTGTGACCGGCCGTGTGGAGCGTGGCGTGATCAACGTCGGCGACGAGATCGAGATCGTGGGCATCCGCGACACCACCAAGACGACCTGCACAGGCGTCGAGATGTTCCGCAAGCTGCTGGATTCCGGCGAAGCTGGCGACAACATCGGTGCGCTGCTGCGCGGTGTTGACCGTGAAGGCGTCGAGCGTGGCCAGATTCTGTGCAAGCCGGGTTCGGTGAAGCCGCACACGAAGTTCGAGGCAGAAGCCTATATCCTGACCAAGGACGAAGGCGGCCGTCACACGCCATTCTTCGCGAACTACCGTCCGCAGTTCTACTTCCGCACGACCGACGTGACGGGCACAGTGAACCTGCCGGAAGGCACCGAGATGGTGATGCCGGGCGACAACCTGAAGTTCAACGTCGAACTGATCGCACCGATCGCGATGGAAGACGGCCTGCGGTTCGCAATCCGCGAAGGTGGGCGGACAGTCGGCGCTGGCGTTGTGTCAAAGATTATCGAGTAACTTCGCCCAGGCGAAGTTACCGGTGGGTGGCAGGGCCCTTTTCCCCCGATCAGGAAAAGGTCCCAAGAACCCACACCAACGTGATCTGGGTGCTACAACACCCACAAAACCAAACAAGGCCGTCGCAGACATGCGGCGGCCTTCTTCATTCGCCCATCGGCAGAAATCCCCGCTTTTGCAACACTAGCTGTTGCTAATTTCTGCAATACACGTCACTGCACAGGTGCGACGTTAACGCTATCTACGATATTGCTCCGAATTTTTTGGTTCAGTCTTGTGATCTTGCACTGACCGAGCTGACCTTCCGTACATGTGTGCGGATCAAATATATTTGGAGAAATCAAATGGCTAACGGCACCGTAAAATGGTTCAATGGAACAAAAGGCTTCGGCTTTATCGCACCTGATGGGGGCGGCAAGGACGTCTTCGTTCACATTTCCGCAGTCGAGCAAGCAGGCCTCACAGGTCTGGCCGATGATCAGAAAGTGACTTTCGACATCGAAGCCGGCCGCGACAACCGCGAGTCCGCAACGAACATTAAACTGGCATAACGTAACTTTCGGCCCAGCCGAAAGTTAACGGTGGGATACGGCAGGGGCTTTTTGTATCTACAAAAAGCGCCCGAGAGTGTCCCACACCCATGACATACAGAAGGCCGCCCTACACGGGGCGGCCTTTTCCAATGTTTGCACCGCCATGAACCAAGTGCATCGCAGGCCAATCAGCGCCACCCCACGTGGAAACAAGGCCCAGCATCCGGACCGCGCTGCGAAATGCGCAGTAACCTGCAAAAAAGCGTTGCATATACTCCCGACTCCCCCTAAACGCCCCCTATCCAACAGGGTGCACCCCGCGTGCGCCCTTTTCCGTTGGTATATAAAGACGCGATGAGGGGTGCCGATGAGCGGTACTCGTCCAATCCGATCTAGACCCTATGATAAAGGGTGATGACATGGCCGCACAAAGCCAAAACATCCGTATCCGCCTGAAGGCGTTTGATTACCGGGTGCTTGATGCAAGCACGCAGGAAATCGTTTCCACAGCAAAACGTACTGGGGCCTCCGTTCGCGGACCGATCCCGCTGCCCAACAAGATCGAAAAGTTCACCGTTCTGCGTGGACCACACATCGACAAGAAATCCCGCGACCAGTTCGAGATCCGCACGCACAAGCGTCTGCTCGACATCGTCGACCCGACACCACAGACCGTGGACGCGCTGATGAAGCTCGACCTGGCTGCTGGCGTTGACGTCCAGATCAGCGTGTAAGGAGGGTCACTGATGCTCCGTACAGGACTTATCGCGAAGAAAGTGGGCATGACCCGCATCTTCCAGGAAGACGGACGGCAGATCCCTGTCACTGTTCTTTCCCTCGAAAACCTGCAGGTCGTCGCACAGCGTACCGCTGACAAGGACGGTTATACCGCCGTTCAGCTGGGTGCCGGTGCCGCCAAGGCCAAGCGTACATCCAAAGCGATGCGCGGCCACTTTGCAGCTGCAAAGGTGGAACCAAAGCGCAAGGTCGCCGAATTCCGCGTTGCAGAAGAAAACATGATCAATGTCGGCGAGACGATCACGGCCAACCACTACTTCGAAGGCCAGTTCGTTGATGTGTCCGGCACATCCATCGGTAAAGGTTTTGCCGGTGCGATGAAGCGTCACAACTTTGGTGGTCTGCGTGCCACGCACGGTGTGTCCGTATCGCACCGTTCGCACGGCTCTACAGGCCAGTGTCAGGATCCGGGCAAAGTCTTCAAAGGCAAGAAAATGGCCGGTCACATGGGGTCAGCCCGTGTCACGACGCAGAACCTGCAGGTCGTCAAGACAGATGCAGACCGCGGCGTCATCATGGTCAAAGGTGCTGTTCCCGGCTCCAAGGGCGGTTGGGTCACAATCAAGGATGCGGTCAAAAAGCCGACACCCGAGAACGTGATTTATCCGGCCGGTCTGAAATCCATGGCCGAAGAAGCCGAGCGTCTGGCCGCTGAAGCCGCCGCACAGGCTGCTGCTGAAGAGGAAGCTGCCGCAAAGGCCGCAGCCGAGGCAGAACAGGCCGCCATGGAAGCTGCTGAAGCGGAAGCCGAAGCAACCGATGCCCCAGAAGAAGGAGGCGAAAACAATGAAGGCTGATGCAATCAAACTTGACGGTGGCAAGGCCGGGTCCGTGGACCTTGACGACGCCATCTTCGGTCTGGAACCACGTGTGGACATCCTGCACCGTGTTGTCCGCTGGCAGCGTAACAATGCGCAGCAAGGCACACACAAGGTCAAGACCCGTCGTGAAGTGTCCTATTCCACCAAGAAGATCTATCGCCAGAAAGGCACCGGCGGCGCTCGCCACGGCGCACGTTCTGCACCGATCTTCCGGTCCGGTGGTGTCTACAAGGGCCCGACCCCACGCAGCCACGGCCACGAGCTGACCAAGAAGTTCCGCAAACTGGGCCTGCGCCACGCGC
Above is a window of Cognatiyoonia koreensis DNA encoding:
- the tuf gene encoding elongation factor Tu; the protein is MAKAKFERNKPHVNIGTIGHVDHGKTTLTAAITKYFGDFQAYDQIDGAPEEKARGITISTAHVEYETESRHYAHVDCPGHADYVKNMITGAAQMDGAILVVNAADGPMPQTREHILLGRQVGIPYMVVYMNKVDQVDDAELLELVEMEIRELLSSYEYPGDDIPVIPGSALAAMEGRDEEIGEQSIRKLMEAVDTYIPTPARAVDLPFLMPIEDVFSISGRGTVVTGRVERGVINVGDEIEIVGIRDTTKTTCTGVEMFRKLLDSGEAGDNIGALLRGVDREGVERGQILCKPGSVKPHTKFEAEAYILTKDEGGRHTPFFANYRPQFYFRTTDVTGTVNLPEGTEMVMPGDNLKFNVELIAPIAMEDGLRFAIREGGRTVGAGVVSKIIE
- a CDS encoding cold-shock protein, coding for MANGTVKWFNGTKGFGFIAPDGGGKDVFVHISAVEQAGLTGLADDQKVTFDIEAGRDNRESATNIKLA
- the rpsJ gene encoding 30S ribosomal protein S10 codes for the protein MAAQSQNIRIRLKAFDYRVLDASTQEIVSTAKRTGASVRGPIPLPNKIEKFTVLRGPHIDKKSRDQFEIRTHKRLLDIVDPTPQTVDALMKLDLAAGVDVQISV
- the rplC gene encoding 50S ribosomal protein L3, which gives rise to MLRTGLIAKKVGMTRIFQEDGRQIPVTVLSLENLQVVAQRTADKDGYTAVQLGAGAAKAKRTSKAMRGHFAAAKVEPKRKVAEFRVAEENMINVGETITANHYFEGQFVDVSGTSIGKGFAGAMKRHNFGGLRATHGVSVSHRSHGSTGQCQDPGKVFKGKKMAGHMGSARVTTQNLQVVKTDADRGVIMVKGAVPGSKGGWVTIKDAVKKPTPENVIYPAGLKSMAEEAERLAAEAAAQAAAEEEAAAKAAAEAEQAAMEAAEAEAEATDAPEEGGENNEG
- the rplD gene encoding 50S ribosomal protein L4, yielding MKADAIKLDGGKAGSVDLDDAIFGLEPRVDILHRVVRWQRNNAQQGTHKVKTRREVSYSTKKIYRQKGTGGARHGARSAPIFRSGGVYKGPTPRSHGHELTKKFRKLGLRHALSAKVAAGELVIIDNVDIKDAKTSALAKQVNDRGWKRALIIDGAEVNADFKRAAANISTLDVLPSVGANVYDILKSDTLVLTKAGVEALEARLK